In Oryza glaberrima chromosome 8, OglaRS2, whole genome shotgun sequence, the following are encoded in one genomic region:
- the LOC127783189 gene encoding iron-sulfur assembly protein IscA-like 2, mitochondrial, producing the protein MAASSSSSRPLLRRVAALLGGRVRASHRLLSSSPSSSSAAAAATERASPPSPADPDTVHMTDGCIRRLKELHAKEPPSEGKMLRLSVEAGGCSGFQYSFSLDDKKNSDDRIFEKDGVKLVVDDVSYDFVKGATVDYEEELIRSAFVVSTNPSAVGGCSCKSSFMVN; encoded by the exons AtggccgcgtcgtcgtcgtcgtcccgtcccctgctccgccgcgtcgcggccctcctcggcggccgcgtgcgcgccagccaccgcctcctctcctcctcgccgtcctcctcctccgccgccgccgcagcaaccgagagggcgtcgccgccgtcgcccgcggaCCCGGATACCGTGCACATGACGGATGGCTGCATCCGA AGATTAAAAGAATTACATGCTAAAGAACCACCTTCTGAAGGTAAGATGCTGCGATTAAGTGTTGAAGCTGGTGGATGTTCTGGATTCCAATATTCTTTCTCTCTTGATGACAAGAAAAACTCAGATGATCG GATCTTTGAGAAAGATGGTGTTAAATTGGTTGTGGACGATGTCTCATATGACTTTGTGAAAGGTGCCACTGTGGATTATGAGGAAGAACTTATACGCTCCGCATTCGTG GTATCAACAAATCCAAGTGCAGTTGGGGGCTGCAGTTGCAAGAGTTCTTTTATGGTCAATTAG